Proteins from a genomic interval of Carnobacterium inhibens subsp. inhibens DSM 13024:
- a CDS encoding Txe/YoeB family addiction module toxin — MGYSIKLAKSTMKDLKNLKSAHLNQKFKDIMEILKENPFQNPPPYEKLVGNLKDKYSGRLNIQHRVVYSVDNDTKEVIIWSAWTHYER; from the coding sequence TTGGGATACTCTATAAAGTTAGCAAAATCAACGATGAAAGACCTTAAAAATTTAAAATCGGCTCATTTAAATCAAAAGTTTAAAGATATAATGGAAATTTTAAAAGAAAACCCGTTTCAAAATCCACCGCCTTATGAGAAGTTAGTCGGAAATTTAAAAGATAAGTATTCAGGTCGATTAAATATACAGCATAGGGTGGTCTACTCGGTTGATAATGACACAAAAGAAGTCATTATTTGGTCGGCTTGGACGCACTACGAAAGATAG
- a CDS encoding type II toxin-antitoxin system Phd/YefM family antitoxin, translated as MSIVNPSQARKVFYQLLKDVNKTNEPVYISGKNEESAAVMVSKKDWDAIQETLYLKSSGVADVIQQREKENEFVALEDIDWDTL; from the coding sequence ATGTCAATCGTAAACCCTAGCCAAGCTAGAAAAGTCTTTTACCAACTACTAAAAGACGTCAACAAAACCAACGAACCCGTTTATATCTCTGGTAAAAATGAAGAAAGTGCAGCGGTTATGGTCAGTAAAAAAGACTGGGACGCGATTCAAGAAACCTTATACCTTAAATCTTCTGGCGTAGCGGATGTAATTCAACAGCGTGAAAAAGAAAATGAATTTGTTGCACTGGAGGATATCGATTGGGATACTCTATAA